TCCAGCTCGAGCGTCGCCTCGATCCCCTTGTCGTTCAGCCAGGCCAGGGCCAGCTCGCGGCTGATCTCGCGGCGGCCGGCATAGGCGGAAAAGCCGATGGCCACGAAGGCCAGGGCGGCCAGGCTCATCGCCTCCAGCCCGGCGTCGAGCAGCGCCGCGCGACGGGCGCGCGCTTGCGGGGCTTCGGGTTTCGTCTCTGGCGTGGGGGGCTCGGCCATCAGGGCGCACAATGCCGCAAGCTGCGGCGATTGTTAGGCCTATCTTTCGAAGCCGAGGACGTCCTGCATGTCGTAGAGGCCCGGCGGCTTGTCCTTGACCCACAAGGCCGCGGCGACCGCCCCCCGCGCGAACAACCCCCGGTCGGTGGCCGAATGCGACAGGGTCAGCACCTCCTCCTCGCCGGCGAAGATCACGCTGTGCTCGCCGATGATGCCGCCGCCGCGCACGACGGAAAAGCCGATCGCGCCTTCCTTGCGCGGACCGGTCACGCCGTCGCGGGCCCGGTCGGCCACCTGGCCCAGGCCCACGCCGCGCCCGTCGGCCGCCGCCTGGCCCAGCATCAGGGCGGTGCCGGACGGGGCGTCGATCTTGCGCTTGTGATGGGCCTCGTGGACCTCGACGTCCCAGTCGGCGGCGGGCAGGGCGGCGGCGGCCTGCTTGACCAGGCCCATCAGCATGTTGACGCCCAGCGAGTAGTTGCCCGACTTGACGATGGCGATCTTCTGGGCCGCCCGCGCGATCCGCGCCGTCTGTTCGGGGGTGAAGCCGGTCGAGCCGATGACCATGGCCGGCCCGGTCCGGGTCTCGCCGGCCAGGTCGGCGCAGACCTCGGCCAGGGCCGCCGAAGCCTCGGGAATCGTGAAGTCGATGACCACGTCGGCGTGGGCCAGGGCGGTGAAACGGTCGCTCAAACCCTCGCCCTCGGCGCCGGGGCGATCAAATCGTCCGACGACCGTCGCGTCGGTCCGACCGTCCAGCGTCTTGGCCAAGGCCTGGCCCATCCGGCCCAGGGCGCCCGCCAGAGCAATGGTAACGGTACCTTTGTTCGGATCGAGCGGCGCGGCTAAGTCGTTCTGGCTCAAGGCGATCTCCTGGGATGACGCGGCCGGTAGTCTCCCGACACGGCCCCTCAGGTCAAGGAGGCGATGGCCGACCGTGGGGGCGATATGACAACGTTGGACAAGAGCAATCCCAAGCAGAACAAGCGTTTGCGCGAAAAACTTTGGCCCTCGCGAGGTTGTGACGACCCCGCCCGGTCGCTACGGTGCCGCCCATAAGGGCGCGTCGCATCGTTCGGCGCCTCCATCGACGTGTGTTGCAGGCCCACGGGCCAATAGGGGAACGCGCCATGAGCGACGCGGAAAAGAAGACCTTCACGGACGAGGAAGCGCTGAACTTCCACCGCTATCCCACGCCCGGGAAGATCGGCGTCGTCGCCACCAAGCCGATGGCCACCCAGCGCGACCTGTCCCTGGCCTATTCCCCCGGCGTCGCCGTGCCCGTCCTGGCCATCGCCAAGGATCCGGACCTGGCCTACGAATACACCTCCAAGGGCAACTTGGTGGCGGTGATCTCCAACGGCACCGCGATCCTGGGCCTGGGCGACCTGGGCGCCCTGGCCTCCAAGCCGGTGATGGAGGGCAAGTCGGTGCTCTTCAAGCGCTTCGGCGACGTCGACTCCATCGATATCGAGGTCACCTCCAAGGACGCCGACGAGATCATCACGGTGGTCAAGAACATCGGCGTCACGTTCGGCGGCATCAATCTGGAGGACATCAAGAGCCCCGAGTGCTTCCGCATCGAGACCGAGCTGCAGGAGCTGCTCGACATCCCGGTGTTCCACGACGACCAGCATGGCACCGCTATCATCTGCGCCGCCGGCCTGATCAACGCCTGCCATATCACCGGCAAGAACATCCAGGACGTGAAGGTCGTGCTGAACGGCCCCGGCGCGGCCGGCATCGCCTCGCTGGAACTGATCAAGGCCATGGGCGTGCGCCCCGAGAACGTCATCGCCGTCGACAGCAAGGGCGTGCTCTATCAAGGCCGCACCGAGGGCATGAACCAGTGGAAGAGCGCCCACGCGGTCGACACGCCGCTGCGCACCCTGGCCGAAGCCGTGGTCGGCGCCGACGTCCTGCTGGGCCTCTCGGCCAAGGGCGCCTTCACGCCCGAGATGATCGCCAGCATGGCGCCCAATCCGGTCATCTTCGCCATGGCCAACCCCGACCCGGAGATCACCCCGGAAGAGGTCCACGCCATCCGCAGCGACGCGATCATGGGCACCGGCCGCAGCGACTATCCCAACCAGGTCAACAACGTCCTGGGCTTCCCCTACATCTTCCGCGGCGCGCTGGACGTGCGGGCCCGCCGCGTGAACCACGAGATGAAGATCGCCTGCGCCAACGCCCTGGCCATGCTGGCCCGCGAGGACGTGCCCGACGAGGTTGCCGCCGCCTATCACGGCCGCCAGCTGAAGTTCGGCCCGCAGTACATCATCCCCTCGGCCTTCGACCCGCGCCTGATCTGGTACGTGCCGCCGTTCGTGGCCCAGGCCGCCATGGACACCGGCGTGGCCCGCAAGCCGATCGCCGACATGGACGCCTATCGCGCCAACCTGGCCCAGCGCCTGGATCCCACCGCCGGCTTCCTGCAGAAAATCAGCGGCGCCGTGCTGGCCAACCCCAAGACGATCGTGTTCGCGGAAGGCGAAGACCCCAGCGTCATCCGCGCCGCCTACGCCTTCCAGACCGGCGGCTACGGCAAGGCCATCCTCTGCGGCCGCGAGAACCTGGTGCAGGAGAACATGCGCGTCGTGGGCCTGGACCCGCAGACCGCGGGCCTGGAGATCCACAACGCCCGCCTCAGCGACCGCAATCCCGACTATGTCGACGCCCTCTACATGCGCCTGCAGCGCCAGGGCTATCTGAAGCGCGACGTCCAGCGCCTGATCAACCAGGACCGCAACAGCTTCGCCGCCTCGATGGTCACCCTGGGCGAGGCCGACGGCATGGTCACCGGCGTCACCCGCAGCTTCGACCAAGCCCTGGAAGAGGTGCTGCGCGTCGTCGACCCGGCCCCCGGCGGCCGGATCATGGGCATGTCGGTCGTCCTCGCGAAGGGCCGCACCGTCTTCGTGGCCGACACCAACGTCACCGAGCTGCCCGACAGCGACGAGCTGGTCGAGATCGCCGTCGAGGCCGCCCGCGCCGTCAAGCGCCTGGGCTTCAAGCCGCGCGTCGCCTTCATGAGCTACTCCACCTTCGGCAACCCGATGGGCGAGCGCTCCGACAAGGTGCGTGAGGCCGTGGCCATGCTCGACGAGATGGACGTCGACTTCGAATACGAGGGCGAAATGCCGCCCGAACTGGCGCTCGACCCGGAAAAGCGCGCCAACTACCCGTTCATGCGCCTGACCGACAGCGCCAACATCCTGATCATGCCGGCCATCCACTCGGCCTCGATCGCGACCAAGCTGGTGCAGAGCCTGGGCGGGGCGACGGTGATCGGGCCGGTGCTGCTGGGGCTGTCCAAGCCGGTCCAGATCGCGCCGTTGAGCGCGTCGGTGTCGAAGATCCTGAACATGGCGATGATGGCGGCGTACGAGGGGTCGGGGGATTTGGCGGCGGCGGAGTAGGGGGTATCAACCCTCAAGATCGCGCAGCCACGCCCCCGATACATGATGAACCGAGAAATGGCCGCGCGGATCCCACCCGCGCGGCATTGCTTGTTGATCCGAGAGCTCGACCGCCAGCGCCAGCCTTACTCTAGCTCGTTGAACTTAAGAGCGCGGCCAGCGGCGCGTGTGGCGCACAACGTGCTCCAAACGGCCAAACCGGATCCGCAGGTAGTTGGTGACGTGCACGCGCGTGCCCATACCCAAACCTCCACGAAGTAGGGGGTTGAAAGGGGGAGCCGGAAGTGCAATCTGGGCGATGCTAGGGGTTGCCTATTAGATCGCGCTTCCGGCTCGGTTTGATTTCGCCACCTCAGGAAAGCCCGCCCTGCAAGGCGGGCTTTTCCATTTCTGCTCCCCGTTCTCTCAGCCATGGGCTGAACTGGACGCCGGTTTCCGCGTCAGGGGTCAGGCTGTCTGCATCGCAACTCCGTTAAAGCTCTAGGATGGATACGGGACTTTGACGCGAGTCACAAGCCCCGCCTCACACCTTGTAGCAGGAAGAGTTCTGACGTGGTATCAAGATGCAACGCACCAAAGGGGAACAAACGTGGACAAGGTCTATGAGGCGGCGGTTAGTCGCGTTGAAGAGCTTCACGCAGAGCTAAAAAGTCTCAATGATTTCATAGAGATGTACCGACGCACACGCCACATCCTGGGAATGGACTCCATAGAACATAAAGGGATCTTTATGTCCGACGCCCGAGAGGTGCCAGGCGCTGAGCCCGCCTCAACCAATCTCCATCTTGGAGGTGAGCCGCCCCGAAAACGGGTCGTTGATAACCCCAAGCCAATGGACGTCGTATCTCAGGTTCTTCTGATACTCATCGAGCGGGAACACCCAATGTCTCGTCGCAAACTTCACGAAGCCCTCAAGGCCCGTGGAATGGTGGTGAATGGCGCAGATCCCGTCAAAACGCTCGGGACTATGCTTTGGCGATCTGGCCAAGACTTCCTCGTACAGCTCGAAGGGCGAGGATATTGGATTAAGGGCGAGCCGTATGCCCCAGCTGGATACGACCCAACTGCCAAACAGGAGAGCGCCAAGCCGCCGACTGGAGGTCTGCCGAACATTTTATAAAGGCATCCGCCCCTCAGCGGATGACGCCACGTCCTGAAACCCTTGGTGGAATTGGAGCTCTGGGG
The window above is part of the Caulobacter soli genome. Proteins encoded here:
- a CDS encoding NADP-dependent malic enzyme; amino-acid sequence: MGERAMSDAEKKTFTDEEALNFHRYPTPGKIGVVATKPMATQRDLSLAYSPGVAVPVLAIAKDPDLAYEYTSKGNLVAVISNGTAILGLGDLGALASKPVMEGKSVLFKRFGDVDSIDIEVTSKDADEIITVVKNIGVTFGGINLEDIKSPECFRIETELQELLDIPVFHDDQHGTAIICAAGLINACHITGKNIQDVKVVLNGPGAAGIASLELIKAMGVRPENVIAVDSKGVLYQGRTEGMNQWKSAHAVDTPLRTLAEAVVGADVLLGLSAKGAFTPEMIASMAPNPVIFAMANPDPEITPEEVHAIRSDAIMGTGRSDYPNQVNNVLGFPYIFRGALDVRARRVNHEMKIACANALAMLAREDVPDEVAAAYHGRQLKFGPQYIIPSAFDPRLIWYVPPFVAQAAMDTGVARKPIADMDAYRANLAQRLDPTAGFLQKISGAVLANPKTIVFAEGEDPSVIRAAYAFQTGGYGKAILCGRENLVQENMRVVGLDPQTAGLEIHNARLSDRNPDYVDALYMRLQRQGYLKRDVQRLINQDRNSFAASMVTLGEADGMVTGVTRSFDQALEEVLRVVDPAPGGRIMGMSVVLAKGRTVFVADTNVTELPDSDELVEIAVEAARAVKRLGFKPRVAFMSYSTFGNPMGERSDKVREAVAMLDEMDVDFEYEGEMPPELALDPEKRANYPFMRLTDSANILIMPAIHSASIATKLVQSLGGATVIGPVLLGLSKPVQIAPLSASVSKILNMAMMAAYEGSGDLAAAE
- the dapB gene encoding 4-hydroxy-tetrahydrodipicolinate reductase, with translation MSQNDLAAPLDPNKGTVTIALAGALGRMGQALAKTLDGRTDATVVGRFDRPGAEGEGLSDRFTALAHADVVIDFTIPEASAALAEVCADLAGETRTGPAMVIGSTGFTPEQTARIARAAQKIAIVKSGNYSLGVNMLMGLVKQAAAALPAADWDVEVHEAHHKRKIDAPSGTALMLGQAAADGRGVGLGQVADRARDGVTGPRKEGAIGFSVVRGGGIIGEHSVIFAGEEEVLTLSHSATDRGLFARGAVAAALWVKDKPPGLYDMQDVLGFER